The Syngnathus acus chromosome 2, fSynAcu1.2, whole genome shotgun sequence genomic interval TACAATTTACTCTCGAGCTGGTTCAAAATGCTGTTCCTTAAATACTGCATAGAATTAAAAGATAGGTCATATTTTTCATGTCACACTTCTGCTTGACTGTGTGCTTTTTCTCATCAGGAGCTGCATGCTGCAGGCCGAGTCAGAGAAGTTGAGACAAGCTTGGATTCAGGCGGTCCAGGCCAGCATTGCCTCGGCCTACAGGGAGAGTCCTGACAGCCTCCGCAGCGAGGCCAGTCACACTCTTTACATCCCTTTACTTACAATACAGTGGATCCCGTGAAAATCTGTGCAGAACTGTCAAACATTGAaatgcaatgatttttttaaattaaataatattttttgaaaagaaatcactGATTAATTGTATCGGGTGTCGTATAGCATCTGGACAGAGCAGCCTCACCATCCACCAGCAGCATCGACTCAGCCAACGAGTCGCGAGAGCATGGAAGCCGCGGCGAGGGCATCTTGCAGAGGATCCTTGGCCTCCCTGGCAACCAGCAGTGCTGCGATTGCGGTCAGGCCGATCCTCGTTGGGCATCCATCAATCTGGGGATCCTGCTGTGCATCGAGTGCTCCGGCATTCACAGGTCTTTTTATTGAACATtctgaatgattttatttttcacacttAAAACAGGTGGGCGGATTTGTCTCGAACCAATGGCTAAAAAGTCTTTTAGCTATGACGTAACGCTCGAAAATGGCAAACCTTTGCGCGGCGAGCTGCCGAGTCATGGGCAGAGCAATTTGATGTGAAGGGCTCGCTAGCAGACACGTTTTCCGTTTAAGTCAGATAACTAAAGAATGGCTTAGATGttcaatttcacacttgatgggtGAGCTGGCACTCCAAAATACATAGGTCCACTTTAAAGTGCTGGCCAGCTTTTGAATATTCATGTTATGTCCTCCAAGTCACAGAGGAGACTACATGGCATCGCCCGTTGCCGGGATACCGGCCGCTGCATGTGCGGCACTTGAGAGGATTAGCATCACATTAGCATCAGCGTAGTGCCAAGTGTCATTCTTCCAAGTGATTGACTAATGTCCGTTGGCGTCGCCACCAACTTGTCTTACTGAATTGTCGCTTTGTGTCTGGTTCCAGAAGTCTCGGCGTTCACTGCTCCAAAGTGCGATCGCTCACGCTGGACTCGTGGGAACCCGAGTTATTAAAGGTGAGACATTGAGCAACGAGCGTGAATGTAAAGGAGCAGCGCAACGTTCAACAACTTCATGAAAATAAGCTAACCATACTGAACATGTATAATATACCATATCAATACACTAAAGGTATTGtgcatatacagtatattaatATAAGTATAGAAGAAGGTAATTGTATAATTTcaaatttcttttcaattttgttttaaaaagtgacagcTGGGCTTCTAACTTTGTTGCCGGGTTAAAACAAATGAGTAAAAAGCAGATGAAAAAAACGTTCTGTACCATTGAAAATCTCAAAAGGATAATCGTCACGGCGATGATTGATGTCTGCTAATTTTGCCTCACAGTTGATGTGTGAGCTAGGCAACGGTGTTGTCAAGCACATCTATGAGGGCTCGTATCAGGAAGGACAAGGTGTGAGGAAAGCCACGGCATCCAGTTGCAGGTAGGAGAGTCTATTCCTAAATTCAGACCAGAACAATCTGCAGCTTGTACATCAGGTTTTCAAGTTAgactttttaatcaaattccGATTCAAATTTGTAATAAATGTTCACTTTTTTCACTTCAATAGAAATGTCAAACATTGTTTATAAAATGGAAGCAAAAACAGCTCAAAGCCACAATGATCTTCCAGGCAGGAGAAGGAGGCTTGGATTAAGGCCAAGTATGTGGAGAAAAGGTTTGTCAAGAAGATGATTGCTGCGTCGAGTCTCGTTAATGGCGACAAGAAGTCAACGCGGCGCTGGACCGTCCAGAAGTGTCGCAGGCACAACAGTGCTACCACGGTACCAAAGACACGGCGGCGGTGCCGACAGGATCTCCGGAGCGCTTCCCCGGCCAGCCTTTCCTCAGGTTCCTGCTCATCATCAGCATTGTTAGCAGTTAACTCGTGCCTGTAGAGCTGATAAATAGATTTTATTGTTTAGTCCTTGCTGTATCGATTAGATAACAGTGATGGCTAGAtgaaaaaactcaaattgGCTCTACTTAGTAGGAGACCTACTCAATGTGGGACGACACTAACAGTGTGCAATCAGGATTTGATTCCCTTACCCTACCTACAAGTTATGTTCTTGTTTGACATTTCTTGTTTTGACTCCTTTTCAGCTTCTGCCAAGTCTCGACGAGAGTCCTTGTTTTGCCCCGATGAGCTGGACTCCCTTTTCTCCTATTTCCACACCGGATCTGGACCTCGAAGTAAGTCGTGTAAAGTGCTATGGAGAAAGTATTTGGCCCCTTCCTGATTTCTATGTTTGGAACTTTTTGGACGGTGTTTTTTGACAACTGTTGGCGGCAGAGATGGACATCGTCGTCATTCCCCGAGTTTCCGTCCCTGAGTTTCCGTCATGATTTCAGCCTCGCCCAGTCAGCCAAACGCTTTTGTGAGCAGACTCACCAGTATCACGTCACACGCAGATGTCGCACACCTGACGTGCAgccaaattaataaaaataataaataaaactgtttTATACCTTTTGATACCATGGACTGCAATGACATGTCccatattgtttttgtttcactgATCACCACGCTGTGTGCTGCGTGGAAATTCTGTTCTCGAAAGACTAACTGGGCCCACGTGGGTCAGGCACAGAAACTCAGGGATGGAGAATCGATAGCCACTCCTTACACAATGCggtgtgaaaaataaaagtaaacgCTCAACCGCCGATCCACAACTTTTTTTGAACAGCTTTCAACACTGAACCGCTGCCTACTTTTTGGGTTTGGTATGATTTTACTTTAACTTTTGTGTAGACAGCTTCAAAAGAGCACACAGAAAATGTATATGTGCCATTAAGTTCTACCATGTTGCAGCTGTAAGAGGGCATGAACGATAAGTGTCCACTGAACTCTAACTTGTCCATGTTGTGGCATTACTTGGTCCGCCAGGCCTCAGCAGCGACAGCGGTTTGGGGAGCACCGACGGAAGCACTGACTTTCTGGTGACGGGGTCAGTGGTGGACAGCGTGACCGAGGAAGGTGCGTCCGCGTCAGAGACTGGGACTCCACTCACTGCAACTTGAACTTCTCGCGACTTTACTTGACTTACTCGAAACTCGGCATATTGGACTCAGGATTTGAAGTGCTCGAGACTTGAAAGATAAGACTTGAGACCTGCACGTGACTTAAGCCTATCTGCTGTCCACGTCATTGGCTCACATCAACGATCAAACAAACTTCAACTCTGTTGCTGCATTTCCTCAGAGAGCGAGCCATCCGAAGACTCGAGCGGCGAGGCCGAGCATGACGCGTCGGACCCAGAGGACGGCAGGTACCTCCACCCTGGGGCGCTCCTGTACAGAGCAGCCAAGGCTCGCAACCTGCCCGTCATGGCCGAAGCGCTGGCGCACGGCGCTGACGTCAACATGGTTAACAAGGATGACGAAGAGAAGACACCACTCATACAGGCTGTGATTGGGGTGTGTACTCACTGCAACTactttagtttatttttttccacattatgGAGTTAAGTCATACTATACTTTACTAGTTAAGTAATACCATACtagtaatactttttttttagcaatcgCTGAAGATtccacaaaatgaaatgtaaatttgTCAGTCGCAAATTGGTGTGTTCAATGTATTTACTGTTGTTTCTGTAATTCTTTGTAAAAGTCTGTCATGCATTGATTGAAGGGTTCCTTGTTAGCCTGCGAGTTCCTGCTCCAAAACGCCGCTGATGTCAATCAAAGAGATGCTCGAGGGCGGGGCCCCTTGCATCACGCCACCTACCTGGGCCACACGGGGTGAGTCTGCATTATCtgacaaaacataaaacacatacaacGTAATGTAATGTTAAGACAACAGAAATCCATAGTTCTCCACCTAAAATGTTCCATCCATCATACATACGTATCTAACAACCATGGCATAATGCAACAATGTGTACAAcacagaatgaaaaaaaaagattttgcttCTCCTGGCTGTTCATTCACCTCTGCTTGCCTGTGTGCTTTCAGGCAGGTGTGTTTATTCCTCAAAAGAGGCGCCGCCCAGAATGATGGCGATGAGGATGGCCACGACCCGTTGAGCATCGCGGTGCAGCAAGCCAACGCTGACATCGTCACCCTGTAAGCTTTTGTTTGAAGCAACTCTTCTTACAAGATTTTCATGAGCTGTAATGAATAGAAGAAGCATGAAAGCTGCAAGCAGCTCATAACCAGATTTCcgtttattttattcagtAATTGGTTAATCAgtatatacataaataattaTAACACTGCTCAACAAATTTTAGTCTATTTTTTAAGCAGTcaagcagttaaaaaaaaaaaaacagccttcaACCACTAAAGTTTCTGTCGTTGTTGTTCAGGTTGCGTCTGGCCAGGATGAACGAGGAGATGCGCGCGTCGGAGGGAGGCTTCGCCCAAGCAGGTCAGGGCATCGAGCGCTAATAGAAGCAATGCATTCGCTCCTTTATTTTCCTTGACTATCGCACAGTGTTATGGTGCTGAGGTCAGACCAGACCAGAGCAGGGCGACTTCTTTTGTACTGATTAATgtaaagggctaccagtttgatacacacttctgaaataacaCATTTGCTGAAATGACCTTTGCGTCTGATATTATTACAGTCCGTAGTCCTCAGGGTCACCATTTTGAGCGTTCTGGACTCCTGATTCTACAGACGTATAGCCTAGCATAGAGATGAGCTTTTGCTAATGAGCTGTATTGTTGCGCAAAACCGTAAGACTGTTTGCCCAAATATCTTTTAATTTTAAGAAAGTCGTTTGTGTTTCAAGAAATGAGACAAACCCACAGAGAAAAACTGTAATGCAGTTTACTGAGGAGTTGTGACTAATGTCTGCGCTTACAGGAAACAGTGTGTGGACTGTCCTGACTGGTATACAATGAAAGGAAACTGTTCTGTTTCACACACAGTCAGAGGGgttcattgtttatttttaattgagcCTGGGAGCACTGACTGACCACAAAAGATGCAGTGTCGTTGGACTGAGCTGTTGCCGTGACGACCGTTCAGTGCTGAAAAAAGGCTTTGCTGCCATTACCATATCAAAACATCCTTCCTCTGCACCCCAACCCGCCCTTGTCCAATATTAACATCCTCATCCTCGGCTGTGGTTCTCTTTCAGGAGATGCCACGTACCTGGACATCTTTCGAGAGTTCTCGCACATGGCTTCCCACAATCccgagaagttgaagaggaggagCGTGCACTTCAGGCACTCCTTCAGGTAGTCAAGCCAGGGGACAACttggacaaaagcaaaaaaatgttttcctctacttctttttatttcactttttactttgtgttttattgtgtCCATGAGGATTAGCAGGTCTTATCCTTacatggacttttttttcctaaaacaCCAAGCACTTGCTTTCTTGCACCCTGAATTGTGAAACCAAGCAAAAGTACAGTATAGTACTGTATCCTTCAAAATCAGTCGTATTCTGTGCAGCATACCCCTATTATCAcagaagatgtttttttttcccaaaggaCACATCCCCCCaaaccaatcaatcaaacatcaCAACCAAGTGCCCTAGGAATTGAAAAGTTgcttatttcagaaaaaaaacgtttagCTTTGGGAGAACGAGTTTTtcaagaacaaacaaaaaatgtcaatctTACGAGaataaatttgtatttttctgagCTAGTCGTAATATTAAAACAAGTGCAGTGCAAGTGTAACAAGGAAAGAAAGTCTTTATTTAATTGTGGACAGTgagtaaatttaaaaataaaaatacaactttaaaAATCATTACACCTTtaggtaagaaaaaaatatgccgttttatttattttttaaatatatgctGAAACATTACAACACTATAAAATTATTCATTGGGGTGGTAAATTTCTGGAACGTTCCCTGTAAATTCCCACTGCTGTGAACCATTGTGCCATTTGAAATGATGAGATGCAATAAAATGTCAGTAAAGACAAAGATGGGAAACTCCTCTTGTATCTTGTCATACCTTATTTCAAGGTTCTACTGGAAGTTCAAGGTTTCACTTAATTTGTCTCCTTAAGGAGAAATTTGTCTTGggtcatattattattataagctTGATGGCATGATTGCAAATGGTTATGCcatcaaatattaaatgttattAACTTGAAGTTAATTTAATGTTTATTCCAAACCTTTTGCTCACTTGAAAAGTGGATGGCATCAATCGATAAGAGTGCATTGAGTTGTGAGCTCAGAGCTCAAGCCACCACTATTTTGACGGAAGATAAGCGGCTCGGAAGACGAATGAAAACAATGTGACTCAATGGCGCCATCAAGCGGTCATAACCTCGCCCTCCGTTAATTCGTGGTTAATTCTTCAGTGAGAAGAATGCGCATGCGCCAAAATGCCAGCTAGATGTGACGTCGGTCCTGAGCTCATTCACAGACTACGCTGCTAAACGCGAGAGGTAAACAAGCTTTTCGCTTCATTCTTTCAACTTCGAAGAGACTACAGTAATTAATTAGTCGAATTAAAGAGCGCGGGTAATTGCTGAAGGTGTGTATCACGTCACTCGTCACGAAACTCATCATAAAATGACACTTCACGCTGTGCTCGTACTCCTTCGTCTGTGGGACTCGCTAGATGCTAGCCGTTAGCTCGTCCAGTTATAATCGTTGGAACACAGCTGCACAAGACGCCAACTCGTCTTTGTTACAGTCCTAAACTAGATGAACAACTCAGTGTGCGGCTGCCTCCTCTACTCTTTGTACATAGAGGACCGCTGCGTCTTTTGTGAGAGTTTTAAATTGAGTTTATGACGTTAATCGCCTCTCTTTGGAAAGATAATCCACATAGTTGAAAGCAGGCAAAGGGCAGGCCTTCGCGCTGCACTGACAGCATTTACGACCAATGAAAAGTCAGGAATACCGACACCTGACTGTTTCTAGCCAATGGGATGCTTTCACACCGGAAGTGTATAAACATGTCAAAACTGTCGTTTAGCTGTCAGACGAATCGAAAAGTTAATTAGATGGAATTGTCTTAATCCATTTAATAACGCataaatgtgttgtttaaaCGTCAACAGATATGTGCaaaattttatatttacagtctgataatcttacaaaatgagattaaaaaaaataaaactacatTGTCATGGTAATATTCTTCACTCATAATTCTAAATCATAATTATATGCATTATATTATTAGTTAGGGCAGCACGGTGATAGACCGATGATCACTTTCTGCTTCAAAGTCCATTGTTTGGCTGTTTGTGCTGGGACATCAGAGGTCTCAAACTCCACCATGTGGGGGCGGCTTGGTGTGCCAACATCAAGAATTCCATAAAAACAGgttgaaatgattttattataattCAACTAATCCAATCTTCTCAATCTTTATTGATAACAGTTCAGATCATTGATTCTTCAGTAGATGAACAAGAATGGTGACCTGCTCCTTTCTGTCATCTCCCTTGTACTTGCATAGTCATATACACT includes:
- the LOC119116946 gene encoding arf-GAP with coiled-coil, ANK repeat and PH domain-containing protein 3-like, encoding MTVDFEECVKDSPRFRANIEEVETEVVEIEAKLDKLVKLCGGMIDAGKAYVSANKIFISGIRDLSQQCKKDEMISECLEKCSESLQEIINYHIVLFDQAQHSVKQQLHHFVKEDVRKFKETKKHFERMREDMEIAQVKNAQAPRNKAHEVEEATCALSVARKCFRHLALDYVLQINVLQAKKKFEILDAMLSFMHAQYSLFQQGYKRLEEVDPYMKKLATELDQLVIDSAMEKRELEHKHATIQQRTLMQDFAYDDSKAEFNVDSPSGVVMEGYLFKRASNTFKTWNRRWFSIQSSQLVYQKKLKDSLTVVVDDLRLCSVKPCEDIERRFCFEVVSPTKSCMLQAESEKLRQAWIQAVQASIASAYRESPDSLRSEHLDRAASPSTSSIDSANESREHGSRGEGILQRILGLPGNQQCCDCGQADPRWASINLGILLCIECSGIHRSLGVHCSKVRSLTLDSWEPELLKLMCELGNGVVKHIYEGSYQEGQGVRKATASSCRQEKEAWIKAKYVEKRFVKKMIAASSLVNGDKKSTRRWTVQKCRRHNSATTVPKTRRRCRQDLRSASPASLSSASAKSRRESLFCPDELDSLFSYFHTGSGPRSLSSDSGLGSTDGSTDFLVTGSVVDSVTEEESEPSEDSSGEAEHDASDPEDGRYLHPGALLYRAAKARNLPVMAEALAHGADVNMVNKDDEEKTPLIQAVIGGSLLACEFLLQNAADVNQRDARGRGPLHHATYLGHTGQVCLFLKRGAAQNDGDEDGHDPLSIAVQQANADIVTLLRLARMNEEMRASEGGFAQAGDATYLDIFREFSHMASHNPEKLKRRSVHFRHSFR